In the Vicinamibacterales bacterium genome, one interval contains:
- a CDS encoding TldD/PmbA family protein, whose protein sequence is MYSREEVKALTDKVLNMVKADGAEVEFSGGERSGTRWANSTITVNLVQLDQQLAVNVRLGSKVGSASAREFDDDSLKAMVDEATEAARTARDTPNLPPLVKGPQDYMPVDAALAPTVNFGPGERAEMVRKSVAVCDKKGALGSGYIPKTYQTTCSANSAGLFAYYQYAEAGMILTCRTQDGHGSGWAGITGVKDLSLIDPVRISEIAADKAMKSQKPRALEPGRYTVILESRPAARFLSLMTNIFNARAVETGPRSYLSGAERGTTKLGQKVFSDLVTIKSDIGNPILRQTPIMADGTAARPVTWVEKGVLKNLYYDAQYAARAKHEPTPATPNMSLVLEGTNQTIEQMVKSTRRGLLVSFFWYIRPVDQPTLLNTGMTRDGLFLIENGEIAGPVQNFRWNMSPLVGFNNVTAIGQAVPMHTGEAYDGPGSALVPAVRMEDFYMTSVSPAV, encoded by the coding sequence ATGTACTCACGCGAAGAAGTGAAGGCACTCACCGACAAGGTGCTGAACATGGTCAAGGCGGACGGCGCCGAGGTCGAGTTCAGTGGCGGCGAGCGATCGGGTACGCGCTGGGCCAATTCCACGATTACGGTGAATCTCGTCCAGCTCGATCAGCAGCTGGCGGTCAACGTGCGTCTCGGCAGCAAGGTCGGCTCGGCGTCGGCGCGGGAGTTCGACGACGACTCGCTGAAGGCGATGGTCGACGAGGCCACCGAGGCCGCGCGGACCGCGCGCGACACGCCGAACCTGCCGCCGCTCGTCAAGGGACCGCAGGACTACATGCCGGTCGACGCCGCGCTGGCGCCGACGGTCAACTTCGGCCCCGGCGAGCGCGCCGAAATGGTGCGCAAGAGCGTCGCCGTCTGCGACAAGAAGGGCGCCCTCGGATCCGGCTACATCCCGAAGACCTACCAGACGACGTGCTCGGCGAACTCCGCCGGCCTGTTCGCCTACTACCAGTACGCCGAAGCCGGCATGATCCTCACCTGCCGGACGCAGGACGGCCACGGCTCGGGCTGGGCCGGGATCACCGGCGTCAAGGACCTGAGCCTGATCGATCCGGTGCGGATCAGCGAGATCGCCGCCGACAAGGCGATGAAGAGCCAGAAGCCGCGGGCGCTCGAGCCGGGACGCTACACGGTCATCCTCGAATCGCGTCCGGCGGCGCGGTTCCTGTCGCTGATGACCAACATCTTCAACGCCCGCGCGGTCGAGACGGGTCCGCGCTCGTACCTGTCGGGCGCCGAACGCGGGACGACGAAACTCGGACAGAAGGTGTTCAGCGATCTCGTCACGATCAAGAGCGACATCGGCAACCCGATTCTGCGACAGACGCCGATCATGGCCGACGGCACCGCGGCCAGGCCGGTGACCTGGGTCGAGAAGGGTGTGCTGAAGAACCTCTACTACGACGCGCAGTACGCCGCGCGCGCCAAGCATGAGCCGACACCCGCGACGCCGAACATGAGCCTCGTCCTCGAGGGGACGAATCAGACGATCGAGCAGATGGTGAAGTCGACGCGGCGCGGTCTGCTGGTCAGCTTCTTCTGGTACATCCGCCCGGTGGATCAGCCGACGCTGCTCAACACCGGAATGACCCGCGACGGCCTGTTCCTGATCGAGAATGGCGAAATCGCCGGTCCCGTACAGAACTTCCGCTGGAACATGTCGCCGCTCGTCGGCTTCAACAACGTCACCGCCATCGGCCAGGCAGTGCCGATGCACACCGGCGAGGCCTACGACGGCCCTGGCTCGGCGCTCGTGCCGGCGGTGCGGATGGAAGACTTTTACATGACGTCGGTATCGCCGGCCGTCTGA
- a CDS encoding sugar phosphate isomerase/epimerase family protein produces MTRREFFVRASCAAAALAAPLDATATSAAGGAKSPERARRGAQAMFVSLNGAVTRGVSGADKIRLAANVGYGGVDWDLAPAQAAGLEATRALFADLHIIPSIVNLPMARPLPFAGDDAAFKDALARLAEDAAFVAAVGCRKMMVVLPASTTMDPAAQRRLAVDRLTAVAEVLRKSEIRLGVEFLGPLYFRMPRPGGPPSEPFIWNMHDALALAKDTGANVGVILDAWHWHHSGSTAADIAEAGASRIVHVHVSDAKAMPAADVRDNMRLMPGEGVIDLVGFFQALKTAGYTDGVSPEPLGRVPDTMSPEEGSKLALETTLAVMRRAGVR; encoded by the coding sequence ATGACGCGACGAGAGTTCTTCGTCCGCGCTTCGTGCGCGGCGGCCGCGCTCGCGGCGCCCCTGGATGCCACCGCCACCAGCGCGGCCGGCGGCGCGAAATCCCCGGAACGCGCGCGCCGCGGCGCGCAGGCGATGTTCGTGTCGCTCAACGGCGCGGTCACGCGCGGAGTGAGCGGCGCCGACAAGATCCGTCTCGCGGCGAACGTCGGGTACGGCGGCGTCGACTGGGATCTGGCACCCGCCCAGGCCGCAGGGCTCGAGGCGACCAGGGCGCTGTTCGCCGATCTCCACATCATCCCGTCGATCGTCAACTTGCCGATGGCCCGGCCGCTGCCCTTCGCCGGGGATGACGCCGCCTTCAAGGACGCGCTCGCCCGTCTCGCCGAGGATGCGGCATTTGTCGCCGCCGTCGGTTGTCGGAAGATGATGGTCGTCCTGCCGGCGTCGACGACGATGGATCCGGCCGCGCAGCGGAGGCTGGCGGTGGACCGGCTGACGGCCGTCGCCGAGGTCCTGCGCAAGTCGGAGATCCGCCTTGGCGTCGAGTTCCTCGGCCCGCTCTACTTCCGCATGCCGCGGCCCGGCGGTCCGCCCAGCGAGCCGTTCATCTGGAACATGCACGACGCGCTGGCGCTCGCGAAGGACACGGGAGCGAACGTCGGCGTGATCCTCGACGCCTGGCACTGGCACCATTCCGGCAGCACCGCCGCCGACATCGCCGAAGCCGGCGCCTCGCGGATCGTCCACGTGCACGTCTCGGACGCGAAGGCGATGCCGGCAGCCGACGTCCGCGACAACATGCGGCTGATGCCGGGCGAAGGCGTGATCGATCTCGTGGGATTCTTTCAGGCGCTGAAGACAGCCGGCTACACGGATGGCGTCAGCCCGGAGCCGCTCGGCCGCGTGCCCGACACGATGTCGCCCGAGGAGGGCTCGAAGCTGGCGCTGGAGACGACGCTCGCTGTGATGCGGAGGGCGGGTGTCCGATAG
- the thrC gene encoding threonine synthase, with translation MTFRAELRCASGCSGAYPFDAIVHRCPACGGLMEVVHDLDALRSRSAADWKALFETRALSAAWPYTSGVWNRKEWVAPSIRDEHIVSMGEGSTPLVPAGRLGAAIGLDDLWIKQCGTSHTASFKDLGMTVLVSTVKQMIADGRRLRAVACASTGDTSAALAAYAAAAGIPAIVILPRGKVTRAQLVQPLANGATVLALGTDFDGCMTIIERLAVEEGLYLANSLNSLRLEGQKTVAFEIAQQCGWQAPDVVVVPGGNLGNVSALFAGFELLRTLGLTSRLPRLVVGQTEAANPLYRAFVSGWRFEPVAAQPTHASAIQIGNPVSFPRAMRALQRCDGLVEQASERELSAAAVQADAAGFFTCPQTSVALAAVTKLVARGAIGRHERVVVLSTASGLKFVDFKLTTAPNAPIELPGDYDAVRRALETAVPA, from the coding sequence ATGACGTTCCGGGCTGAGCTGCGCTGCGCCTCGGGCTGCAGCGGCGCGTATCCATTCGACGCGATCGTGCACCGCTGCCCCGCCTGCGGCGGCCTGATGGAGGTCGTGCACGATCTCGACGCGCTGCGATCGCGCAGCGCTGCCGATTGGAAAGCGCTCTTCGAGACGCGCGCCCTCAGCGCGGCGTGGCCGTACACGTCCGGCGTGTGGAACCGGAAGGAATGGGTGGCGCCGTCGATCCGCGACGAGCACATCGTCTCGATGGGCGAGGGATCGACGCCGCTGGTCCCGGCCGGACGGCTCGGCGCCGCCATCGGGCTGGACGACCTGTGGATCAAGCAGTGCGGCACGTCGCACACCGCCTCGTTCAAGGACCTCGGCATGACCGTGCTGGTCTCGACGGTGAAGCAGATGATCGCCGACGGCCGGCGGCTTCGCGCCGTGGCCTGCGCGTCGACCGGCGACACCTCGGCGGCGCTGGCGGCGTATGCGGCCGCCGCCGGCATTCCCGCGATCGTGATCCTGCCGCGCGGCAAGGTGACGCGTGCGCAGCTCGTGCAGCCGCTGGCCAACGGCGCCACGGTGCTGGCGCTCGGCACCGACTTCGACGGCTGCATGACGATCATCGAGCGGCTCGCCGTCGAGGAGGGGCTGTACCTCGCCAACTCGCTCAACAGCCTGCGCCTCGAGGGGCAGAAGACCGTCGCGTTCGAGATCGCGCAGCAATGCGGCTGGCAGGCGCCCGACGTGGTCGTCGTGCCGGGCGGTAACCTCGGTAACGTCAGCGCGCTGTTCGCCGGCTTCGAGCTGCTGCGCACGCTCGGCCTCACGTCGCGCCTGCCGCGCCTGGTGGTCGGCCAGACCGAGGCAGCCAATCCGCTCTATCGGGCGTTCGTCAGCGGCTGGCGGTTCGAGCCGGTCGCCGCGCAGCCGACCCATGCCTCGGCGATCCAGATCGGCAACCCCGTCTCGTTCCCGCGCGCGATGCGCGCGCTGCAGCGGTGCGACGGCCTCGTCGAGCAGGCCAGCGAGCGCGAGCTGTCGGCCGCGGCCGTCCAGGCCGACGCGGCGGGATTCTTCACCTGTCCGCAGACCAGCGTGGCGCTCGCGGCGGTCACGAAGCTCGTCGCACGCGGCGCGATCGGCCGCCACGAGCGCGTCGTCGTGCTCTCGACGGCCAGCGGCCTGAAATTCGTGGACTTCAAGCTCACCACCGCGCCAAACGCGCCGATCGAGCTGCCGGGCGACTACGACGCCGTGCGGCGCGCCCTCGAGACCGCCGTTCCGGCATGA
- a CDS encoding aspartate kinase: MRVLKFGGTSVADAAALERLVGIVKTRTGARTVVVSALAGVTDRLLAIGELAVHDRAGARAALDEILTRHLDMARALSALAVEPMLRGIARGAERTVDGIADAAHASPPLLDKLVAAGELWSSRLVAAYLTECGVRAQWIDARHLVSTDGRHRQATPDLAATEDAVRRHVRPALALDRVVVTGGFIGSGPGGVTTTLGRGGSDYSAAILGACLLADEIEIWTDVDGVYSADPRVVAGARVLPAMSYEDAEILATFGAKVLHPRTIEPAAALGIPVRVLNSRRPDAPGTRIDADGSRTGGYIAVAARGTVTLVHVTARQRRADRAFAARVLQAMADAHVAVLVGEVHKGKLTVAVSPGADLDGLRARVGDFAEVQTREGLTAVCAVGDRLTEDPRLVMLALAAFDGRHVHLVARPGGAASALAVVVEDAAVHDLLARLHGVLAGEADVLRAAVA, translated from the coding sequence ATGCGAGTGCTCAAGTTCGGCGGAACGTCGGTGGCGGATGCGGCGGCGCTCGAGCGGCTGGTAGGGATCGTCAAGACGCGCACCGGCGCGAGGACTGTCGTGGTGTCGGCGCTCGCCGGCGTCACCGATCGTCTGCTGGCGATCGGCGAGCTGGCCGTGCACGATCGCGCGGGCGCGCGCGCGGCGCTCGACGAAATCCTCACCAGGCACCTCGACATGGCCCGCGCGCTGAGCGCGCTGGCGGTCGAGCCGATGCTGCGCGGCATCGCGCGCGGCGCCGAGCGGACGGTCGACGGCATTGCCGACGCCGCGCACGCATCGCCGCCGCTGCTCGACAAGCTCGTTGCGGCCGGCGAGCTGTGGAGCAGCCGCCTCGTGGCGGCCTATCTCACCGAGTGCGGCGTGCGAGCACAATGGATCGACGCGCGGCATCTCGTCTCCACCGACGGCCGGCACCGCCAGGCGACTCCCGATCTCGCCGCCACCGAGGATGCGGTCCGCCGGCACGTCCGTCCAGCGCTCGCGCTCGACCGCGTCGTCGTCACCGGCGGATTCATCGGCAGCGGTCCCGGTGGCGTCACGACGACGCTCGGGCGGGGCGGATCGGACTATTCGGCGGCGATTCTCGGGGCCTGCCTGCTCGCTGACGAGATCGAGATCTGGACCGACGTCGACGGTGTCTATTCGGCGGATCCGCGGGTGGTCGCCGGCGCGCGGGTGCTTCCGGCCATGTCCTACGAAGATGCCGAGATCCTCGCCACGTTCGGTGCGAAAGTGCTGCATCCCAGGACGATCGAGCCGGCGGCCGCGCTCGGGATCCCGGTTCGCGTGCTCAATTCGCGGCGTCCGGACGCGCCGGGGACGCGGATCGACGCCGACGGGTCGCGCACCGGTGGCTACATCGCGGTGGCGGCGCGCGGCACGGTGACGCTCGTCCACGTCACCGCCCGCCAGCGGCGCGCCGATCGCGCGTTCGCCGCGCGAGTGCTGCAGGCGATGGCCGACGCTCATGTGGCCGTGCTCGTGGGCGAGGTGCACAAGGGCAAGCTGACGGTGGCAGTGAGTCCCGGCGCGGATCTCGACGGACTGCGCGCGCGGGTCGGCGACTTCGCCGAAGTCCAGACGCGCGAGGGCCTGACCGCCGTGTGCGCCGTGGGTGACCGGCTGACGGAGGATCCGCGCCTGGTGATGCTCGCCCTCGCGGCGTTCGACGGACGCCACGTCCACCTCGTGGCGCGGCCGGGCGGCGCGGCCTCGGCACTGGCGGTCGTCGTCGAGGACGCCGCCGTCCACGACCTGCTGGCGCGGCTGCACGGCGTGCTGGCCGGCGAGGCCGACGTCTTGCGCGCAGCGGTGGCATGA
- the thrB gene encoding homoserine kinase, translating into MSRTVIRTAGSIGNLGPGFDTLGLAVSLYLRVSVRRRIADGQGRLVTRYARPRPASEDGIVRAFQFEPFRSTRPASLEVDVESEIPERAGLGSSAAATLAGLKLRTLCDGPRSNDEILRAACHIERHPDNAVASLFGGLTSSTVGHDGGVTVARWKWPASWKLVLATPHIELATALSRSVLPPAIPLADVVFDLQRLALLLHAVNARDGSKLAAALRDRVHQPYREPLVPVLRRALEWRHPDVLGVCLSGAGPSVAVVVRRNPDGVARALARLYRLERVPCTLRIARVHQ; encoded by the coding sequence ATGAGCCGCACGGTCATCCGCACGGCGGGATCGATCGGCAATCTCGGGCCGGGCTTCGACACGCTCGGCCTCGCCGTCTCGCTGTACCTGCGCGTCAGCGTGCGCCGGCGGATCGCCGACGGACAAGGACGGCTGGTGACCCGCTACGCCCGGCCGCGCCCCGCCAGCGAGGACGGTATCGTCCGCGCCTTTCAGTTCGAGCCGTTCCGCTCGACACGCCCGGCGTCGCTCGAGGTCGACGTCGAGAGCGAGATCCCGGAGCGGGCTGGCCTCGGCAGCAGCGCCGCGGCGACGCTGGCCGGCCTCAAACTGCGTACGCTCTGCGACGGGCCGCGATCGAACGACGAGATCCTGCGGGCGGCGTGCCACATCGAGCGTCATCCGGACAATGCCGTGGCCTCGCTCTTTGGCGGCCTGACGAGCAGCACGGTCGGCCACGACGGCGGGGTCACCGTCGCGCGATGGAAATGGCCCGCCTCCTGGAAGCTGGTGCTGGCGACCCCGCACATCGAGCTCGCCACCGCGCTATCCCGGAGCGTGCTGCCGCCGGCGATCCCGCTGGCCGACGTGGTGTTCGACCTGCAGCGGCTGGCGCTCCTGCTCCACGCTGTGAACGCCCGCGATGGCTCGAAGCTGGCCGCGGCGCTCCGCGATCGCGTCCACCAGCCGTACCGCGAGCCGCTCGTGCCCGTGCTGCGCCGCGCGCTCGAGTGGCGGCATCCCGACGTGCTCGGCGTCTGTCTGAGCGGCGCGGGTCCGTCGGTGGCGGTGGTCGTCCGGCGTAATCCGGACGGCGTCGCGCGCGCGCTGGCCCGGCTGTACCGACTGGAACGGGTGCCGTGCACGCTGCGCATTGCGCGCGTGCATCAGTAG
- the pruA gene encoding L-glutamate gamma-semialdehyde dehydrogenase — MSTHAPSSPADQPSTAVAPSAGQGLTLHAAFAGVRQVPPPVNEPIHSYAPGTPQRAELKARLTSMASEKIDIPVIIGGKEIRTGKTHPVTMPHDHAHVLAEYHTASAEHVAQAIAAANAARREWAAWPWEDRAAVILRAAELLATTWRATINAATMLGQSKTAFQSEIDAACEMIDFWRFNSAFAQELYREQPISGPGVWNSLEYRNLEGFIYAVSPFNFTAIGGNLTTAPALMGNTIVWKPSHAAMLSSYYTYKVLEAAGLPPGVINFVPGDPVMITNHLLDSPDLAGIHFTGSTAVFNSMWKKVGENMGRYRTYPRLVGETGGKDFVVAHPSADPQEIAVALARGAFEYQGQKCSAASRTYIPQSLWPEVKDRLVAMMQEIKIGDVRDFRNFMGAVIDKKAFTRISGYLEDAKKNANVISGGTAKGETGYFVEPTLVETKDPAYRLLCEEIFGPVLTAHVYADAQWLETLEVVDKTSPYALTGAVFARDRGAIRQAASVLRNAAGNFYINDKPTGAVVGQQPFGGARGSGTNDKAGSKLNLVRWASARTVKETLVPPRSHTYPYMTEE, encoded by the coding sequence ATGTCCACCCACGCGCCTTCGTCTCCAGCCGATCAGCCTTCCACCGCCGTGGCGCCCTCCGCGGGACAGGGTCTGACGCTCCATGCCGCGTTCGCAGGCGTCCGGCAAGTGCCGCCGCCCGTCAACGAGCCGATCCACAGCTACGCGCCCGGCACGCCGCAGCGCGCCGAGCTCAAGGCGCGCTTGACGTCGATGGCGTCCGAGAAGATCGACATTCCCGTCATCATCGGCGGCAAGGAGATCCGCACCGGCAAGACGCATCCGGTGACGATGCCGCACGATCATGCCCACGTGCTGGCGGAATACCACACCGCGTCGGCCGAGCACGTGGCGCAGGCGATCGCCGCGGCCAACGCCGCCCGCCGTGAATGGGCCGCGTGGCCATGGGAAGACCGCGCCGCCGTCATCCTGCGCGCCGCCGAACTGCTCGCCACGACCTGGCGCGCGACGATCAACGCGGCGACCATGCTGGGACAGTCGAAGACGGCGTTCCAGTCGGAGATCGACGCTGCCTGCGAGATGATCGACTTCTGGCGTTTCAATTCGGCGTTCGCGCAGGAGCTCTACCGCGAACAGCCGATCAGCGGCCCCGGCGTCTGGAACTCGCTCGAGTACCGCAATCTCGAGGGCTTCATCTACGCGGTCTCGCCGTTCAACTTCACCGCCATCGGCGGCAACCTGACGACCGCGCCGGCGCTGATGGGCAACACCATCGTCTGGAAGCCGTCGCACGCCGCGATGCTCAGCAGCTACTACACCTACAAAGTGCTCGAGGCGGCTGGGCTTCCGCCTGGCGTGATCAACTTCGTTCCGGGCGACCCGGTGATGATCACCAACCATCTGCTCGACTCGCCGGATCTCGCCGGCATCCACTTCACCGGCAGCACCGCCGTCTTCAACTCGATGTGGAAGAAGGTCGGCGAGAACATGGGGCGCTACCGCACGTATCCCCGCCTGGTCGGCGAAACCGGCGGCAAGGACTTCGTCGTCGCGCATCCCTCGGCGGATCCGCAGGAGATCGCGGTGGCGCTGGCGCGCGGCGCCTTCGAATACCAGGGGCAGAAGTGCTCGGCCGCCAGCCGCACCTACATTCCGCAGTCGCTGTGGCCGGAGGTGAAGGATCGTCTCGTCGCGATGATGCAGGAGATCAAGATTGGCGACGTGCGCGACTTCCGCAACTTCATGGGCGCAGTGATCGACAAGAAGGCATTCACCCGGATCAGCGGCTACCTCGAGGATGCGAAGAAGAACGCGAACGTCATCAGCGGCGGCACCGCGAAGGGGGAGACGGGCTACTTCGTCGAGCCGACGCTCGTCGAGACGAAGGATCCGGCCTACCGGCTGCTCTGTGAGGAAATCTTCGGGCCGGTGCTGACCGCGCACGTCTATGCCGACGCCCAATGGCTCGAGACGCTCGAGGTCGTCGACAAGACGTCGCCGTACGCGCTCACCGGCGCGGTGTTCGCCCGCGATCGAGGCGCCATCCGGCAGGCGGCGTCCGTACTGCGCAACGCAGCCGGGAACTTCTACATCAACGACAAGCCGACTGGCGCGGTGGTCGGGCAGCAGCCCTTCGGCGGCGCCCGCGGCTCGGGCACCAACGACAAGGCCGGCTCGAAGCTGAATCTCGTCCGCTGGGCCAGCGCGCGCACCGTCAAGGAGACGCTGGTGCCGCCGCGCAGCCATACGTATCCGTACATGACGGAAGAATAG
- a CDS encoding homoserine dehydrogenase: protein MTETERARSARAGPCRVVLAGFGTVGRSVAEVLRGLREEVELVAVLDRRPGVKRAGWTDQDERLLWTESVDEALAREPDVFVELIGGLDPAEAWIRRALSRGVSVVTANKQVIAHAGPSLLALAAAHGCQLRFEASVAGGVPVLRAIESGLAGDRLSEVAGILNGTCNYILTRMERDGVEFDAALREAQSLGYAEADPSQDIDGRDARAKLAILAMVALGIQAPVPAIRTETIAAVTAFDFQYARRLGCTIRQVAWAVRDDSGARLEAGVGPALVPLHAPLARVNGSENLVTVRGRFGGETSFGGRGAGGNPTAVAVVSDVLGIARGARPPARPPLSTVDRVSSDRTAPFYVRFTVADRPGIIAALAAVFAEHAINIDAILQEPGFPAEARPFVISLDDTPSTTVQAALARIGGFDFHVSPPVAMPVLGVARERAHA, encoded by the coding sequence ATGACAGAGACTGAACGCGCACGATCCGCCCGCGCCGGCCCCTGCCGGGTGGTCCTGGCGGGGTTCGGGACGGTTGGTCGCTCGGTAGCGGAGGTCCTGCGCGGGCTTCGCGAAGAGGTCGAGCTCGTCGCGGTGCTCGATCGCCGCCCCGGCGTCAAACGGGCCGGCTGGACCGACCAGGACGAGCGGCTGCTGTGGACCGAATCGGTGGACGAAGCGCTGGCGCGCGAACCGGATGTGTTCGTCGAGTTGATCGGCGGGCTCGATCCGGCGGAAGCCTGGATCCGTCGGGCGCTGAGCCGCGGCGTGTCGGTGGTCACCGCGAACAAGCAGGTGATCGCGCACGCCGGACCGTCGCTGCTGGCGCTGGCGGCGGCACACGGATGCCAGTTGCGGTTCGAAGCGTCGGTTGCCGGCGGCGTGCCGGTGCTGCGCGCGATCGAGAGCGGACTGGCGGGCGATCGGCTGAGCGAGGTCGCCGGAATTCTGAACGGCACCTGCAACTACATCCTCACGCGGATGGAACGGGACGGCGTCGAGTTCGACGCGGCGCTGCGCGAGGCACAGTCGCTCGGCTACGCCGAAGCGGATCCTTCGCAGGACATCGACGGCCGCGACGCGCGCGCCAAGCTGGCCATCCTGGCGATGGTGGCGCTCGGCATCCAGGCGCCAGTCCCGGCGATCCGGACCGAGACGATCGCCGCGGTGACGGCGTTCGACTTTCAGTACGCGCGGCGGCTCGGATGCACGATCCGCCAGGTCGCCTGGGCGGTCCGCGACGACAGCGGCGCCAGGCTCGAAGCGGGCGTCGGACCGGCGCTCGTGCCGCTGCACGCGCCGCTGGCGCGCGTCAACGGCAGCGAGAACCTGGTGACCGTCAGGGGGCGGTTCGGGGGGGAGACGAGCTTCGGCGGCCGCGGCGCCGGCGGCAATCCGACGGCGGTCGCGGTAGTATCGGACGTGCTCGGGATCGCCCGCGGCGCCCGCCCACCGGCGCGGCCGCCCCTGTCCACCGTCGATCGGGTTTCGAGCGATCGCACGGCGCCGTTCTACGTCCGCTTCACCGTGGCGGACCGTCCCGGGATCATCGCCGCGCTGGCGGCGGTGTTCGCCGAGCACGCGATCAACATCGACGCCATCCTTCAGGAGCCGGGCTTCCCCGCCGAAGCGCGGCCGTTCGTCATCAGCCTCGACGACACGCCGTCGACGACGGTCCAGGCAGCGCTCGCGCGCATCGGCGGCTTCGATTTCCACGTCTCGCCGCCGGTCGCGATGCCGGTGCTGGGCGTGGCGCGGGAGAGAGCGCACGCATGA
- a CDS encoding c-type cytochrome: MKFVSTAIILWAGALVSAGTPAGATAQRGGPPPAAGTGEALFAANCAFCHGRDATGGASGPDLTDSPLVNADVNGDKMLPVIRSGRPEKGMPPFAALPESDIRKIVEYVHARKTDVDTSPGRRRKVSAEDISTGSVASGRAYFDGNCATCHKPSGDLAGVASKYRGLALMQRMLYPTAGNAASPAEGGERRKPEAVSVTVTLASGQTVTGTLTYRDEFNVAFTDASGRPRSFSTSAVKVAVRDPLQAHADLLAKYTDADIHNLVAFLQTLK, translated from the coding sequence GTGAAATTCGTCTCGACGGCCATCATCCTCTGGGCCGGCGCGCTCGTCTCGGCCGGCACTCCGGCCGGAGCGACGGCGCAACGCGGTGGTCCCCCGCCGGCGGCTGGCACCGGCGAAGCCCTGTTTGCGGCGAACTGCGCCTTCTGTCATGGGCGGGATGCAACCGGCGGCGCGAGCGGTCCGGATCTCACCGATTCGCCGCTCGTCAACGCCGACGTCAACGGCGACAAGATGCTGCCGGTGATTCGCAGCGGCCGTCCGGAAAAGGGCATGCCGCCGTTCGCCGCGCTGCCCGAATCCGACATCCGCAAGATCGTCGAGTACGTGCACGCGCGCAAGACGGACGTCGACACCAGTCCGGGGCGCCGTCGCAAGGTGAGCGCCGAGGACATCTCGACCGGCAGCGTCGCGAGCGGCCGCGCCTACTTCGACGGCAACTGTGCGACGTGTCACAAGCCGTCCGGCGACCTCGCGGGCGTGGCCTCGAAGTACCGCGGTCTCGCGCTGATGCAGCGCATGCTCTACCCGACCGCCGGCAACGCCGCCTCGCCGGCCGAAGGCGGGGAGCGCCGGAAGCCCGAGGCCGTGAGCGTGACCGTGACGCTCGCGTCGGGCCAGACCGTCACCGGCACGCTCACGTACCGCGACGAGTTCAACGTCGCGTTCACCGACGCTTCCGGCAGGCCCCGATCGTTCTCGACCTCCGCGGTCAAGGTTGCCGTGAGGGATCCGCTGCAGGCGCACGCCGACCTGCTCGCCAAGTACACAGATGCCGACATCCACAATCTCGTCGCGTTTCTCCAGACGCTCAAGTAG